In a single window of the Nicotiana tomentosiformis chromosome 10, ASM39032v3, whole genome shotgun sequence genome:
- the LOC138900208 gene encoding uncharacterized protein — translation MNQAQARMKFYSDKRMSYRTLDVGDMVYLKLQPYRQTSVAVRRNLKLSAKYYGPYKITGKIETIAYRFELPSGSQIHPVLHASQLKKCVGLTNSPQQQPPICDADGQVLVQPLAILQRRILKVNNAVGIKVLVQWTNLGADEVT, via the coding sequence ATGAATCAAGCCCAGGCCCGTATGAAGTTTTACTCTGATAAACGCATGTCATATAGAACTTTAGATGTGGGAGATATGGTTTATCTAAAACTACAGCCATACAGGCAAACATCAGTAGCAGTACGAAGGAATCTAAAGCTTAGTGCAAAATATTACGGACCATATAAAATCACAGGGAAGATAGAAACAATAGCTTACAGATTTGAGCTCCCTTCTGGATCTCAGATCCACCCGGTCCTTCACGCGTCCCAGCTCAAAAAATGTGTGGGTTTGACAAACTCACCGCAACAGCAACCTCCAATCTGCGATGCAGATGGTCAAGTCTTGGTCCAGCCACTGGCGATTTTACAAAGGCGAATTCTTAAGGTGAATAATGCTGTAGGGATTAAGGTGCTAGTACAATGGACGAATCTAGGAGCAGATGAGGTGACATAG